From a single Planctomicrobium piriforme genomic region:
- a CDS encoding ThuA domain-containing protein — protein MRCSVLAVCFLLYGVSLPAAEPIRALMITGGCCHDYEHQKQIISEGVSQRANVTWTILHAGGDKRDFEVPEYRNKDWAKGYDVIVHNECFGAVTDPEFVKAITAEHFKGVPAVIIHCSLHSYRTSGAADAWRELIGVTSKSHEKARPEHVVRLDLEHPVMAGFPKVWDTPNGELYKIEKVWPNCTPLAIAVGVESENQNPVIWVNKFGEAKVFGTSLGHHNETMNTPEWLDLVARGTLWTVGKLGEDGKPLPGYEGTGAKPIILQPLKPIPEPASNTK, from the coding sequence ATGCGATGTTCCGTTCTCGCTGTCTGTTTCTTGCTGTACGGAGTCAGCCTCCCGGCTGCCGAGCCCATCAGGGCTCTGATGATTACCGGCGGCTGTTGTCACGATTACGAGCATCAGAAGCAGATCATTTCGGAAGGGGTCAGTCAACGGGCGAATGTCACCTGGACGATCCTCCACGCAGGGGGCGACAAGCGCGATTTCGAGGTGCCTGAGTACCGGAATAAGGATTGGGCCAAAGGGTACGACGTCATCGTGCATAACGAATGCTTTGGCGCGGTGACCGACCCCGAGTTCGTCAAAGCGATCACGGCGGAACATTTTAAAGGGGTGCCTGCGGTGATCATTCACTGCTCGCTGCACAGCTACCGGACCTCCGGTGCAGCAGATGCCTGGCGGGAACTAATCGGCGTGACGTCAAAAAGCCATGAGAAGGCGAGGCCGGAACATGTCGTCCGTCTCGACCTCGAACATCCGGTGATGGCCGGCTTCCCCAAAGTCTGGGACACCCCCAACGGTGAGTTGTACAAAATCGAAAAGGTCTGGCCGAACTGCACGCCGCTGGCGATTGCGGTGGGCGTGGAATCAGAGAACCAGAACCCCGTGATCTGGGTGAACAAATTCGGCGAAGCCAAAGTTTTCGGCACGTCACTCGGACACCACAACGAAACCATGAACACCCCAGAATGGCTCGACCTGGTCGCCAGAGGAACACTGTGGACCGTCGGCAAACTCGGAGAAGACGGCAAACCCCTCCCAGGCTACGAAGGCACCGGCGCCAAGCCGATCATCCTGCAACCCCTCAAACCGATCCCGGAACCGGCTTCAAACACGAAGTAA
- a CDS encoding Mrp/NBP35 family ATP-binding protein, whose amino-acid sequence MPAVADILKIAGALVDPVLHQPLSRLKMLKSVNLDGSAATVTIELPTPAYPAREKLTLALQQAIQAQQPDVTAVDVQYTSVVKGKQAGANIGLKIKNIIAVGSGKGGVGKSTVAASIAYGLQHWGAKVGLMDADVYGPSVPHLCGATGQPAIKQYQMPDGRTFERIEPIEADGLKVISMGFMVAPDQAVIWRGPMLHKALSQFLQQTDWGELDYLVIDMPPGTGDVALTLSQMVSLAGAVIVCTPQQVALLDAGKAITMFNTVKIPILGMVENMTGEIFGRGGAKVKAGAMGIPFLGEVPSNAIIRIRGDEGRISSLFDDDSPVRQELLDISSKVAMAIAKDILENPAMPTLELL is encoded by the coding sequence ATGCCCGCTGTTGCGGACATTCTGAAAATCGCCGGGGCTCTTGTTGATCCGGTGCTGCATCAGCCGTTGTCCAGGCTGAAGATGCTGAAGTCGGTGAACCTCGATGGTTCGGCGGCCACTGTAACCATTGAACTGCCGACGCCGGCCTATCCAGCCAGAGAGAAGCTGACATTGGCACTACAGCAGGCGATTCAGGCGCAGCAGCCTGACGTCACCGCCGTCGATGTGCAGTACACGAGCGTGGTGAAGGGGAAACAGGCGGGCGCGAATATCGGCCTGAAGATCAAGAACATCATCGCGGTCGGCAGTGGCAAAGGGGGCGTCGGCAAGTCGACCGTCGCCGCCAGCATCGCCTACGGCCTGCAGCACTGGGGCGCCAAGGTCGGTCTGATGGACGCCGACGTGTACGGCCCCAGCGTGCCGCATCTGTGCGGGGCGACAGGCCAGCCGGCGATCAAGCAATACCAGATGCCTGACGGGCGGACGTTCGAGCGGATCGAGCCGATCGAGGCGGACGGATTAAAAGTGATCTCGATGGGGTTCATGGTCGCCCCGGATCAGGCAGTGATCTGGCGCGGGCCAATGCTGCACAAGGCGCTCTCGCAGTTCCTCCAGCAGACCGACTGGGGCGAACTCGACTACCTGGTGATCGACATGCCGCCCGGTACCGGCGACGTGGCGCTGACGCTCTCGCAGATGGTGTCCCTGGCCGGGGCGGTGATTGTCTGCACGCCGCAACAGGTGGCGCTGCTCGACGCCGGCAAGGCGATCACGATGTTCAACACGGTCAAAATTCCGATCCTGGGGATGGTCGAGAACATGACCGGCGAAATCTTCGGCCGGGGCGGCGCGAAGGTGAAAGCCGGCGCGATGGGCATTCCGTTCCTCGGCGAAGTGCCGTCGAACGCCATCATCCGCATCCGCGGCGACGAAGGCCGCATCTCATCCCTGTTCGACGACGACAGCCCGGTGCGACAGGAACTCCTCGACATCTCGAGCAAAGTGGCGATGGCGATTGCCAAAGACATCCTGGAGAACCCGGCGATGCCGACGCTGGAACTGCTGTAA
- a CDS encoding DsbA family protein, producing the protein MATLKIPVTNADHVQGNLQAPVVLVEYGDYECPHCGHAYPIVQRVQKHFGERLAFVFRNFPLTEMHPAAQAAAETAEFAGTHGRFWEMHDALFENQESLGLPLFLELAAELKLSTPALESALSTGEFTSRVKADFLGGVRSGVNGTPTFFINGRRHDGAFEFEDLVKAIERHFG; encoded by the coding sequence ATGGCCACGCTCAAAATCCCCGTCACGAATGCCGATCATGTTCAAGGCAACCTGCAAGCGCCGGTCGTTCTCGTCGAGTACGGCGACTACGAATGTCCCCACTGCGGTCATGCCTATCCGATTGTCCAGCGCGTGCAGAAGCACTTTGGAGAGCGGCTGGCTTTCGTCTTCCGCAACTTCCCGCTCACGGAAATGCACCCTGCTGCCCAGGCGGCTGCTGAGACGGCCGAGTTCGCGGGGACACACGGCCGCTTCTGGGAAATGCACGATGCACTGTTCGAGAACCAGGAATCACTCGGTCTGCCGTTATTCCTCGAACTTGCGGCTGAACTGAAGCTCTCGACGCCAGCATTGGAGAGCGCGCTCTCGACGGGAGAGTTCACATCCAGAGTCAAAGCCGATTTTTTGGGAGGAGTTCGCAGCGGCGTGAACGGCACTCCGACGTTCTTCATCAACGGCCGCCGACACGACGGAGCGTTTGAGTTTGAGGATCTGGTGAAAGCCATTGAGCGGCATTTTGGGTAG
- the mnmA gene encoding tRNA 2-thiouridine(34) synthase MnmA codes for MSRVVLAMSGGVDSSASAWLLQQQGHEVIGLFMRSGAAEPEVCSTKPGLLPIVSAKSHKQGCCSASDAADARRVADALDISFHALNFSEAFGQIKDYFADEYLAGRTPNPCVMCNVWLKFGKLWDFAEQVGADYIATGHYAQLRTMPGEAQPGLFRGLDEGKDQSYVLFGIRRELLDKILFPVGGYQKEHLRELARQAGIRTANKPDSQEICFIPDNDYGRFLNDYRGEQDTAGELVDTAGNVVGQHQGYQHFTIGQRRGLGVTFGEPRFVVRIEPDTHRVVLGNKQDLGRSTLEANRLNWLADVTFPFRGTAQIRYQHTPGACEVTMVGEDRMQVTFDDPQFGVAPGQAVAIYDGDRILGGGWIL; via the coding sequence ATGTCCCGCGTCGTTCTCGCCATGAGTGGAGGAGTGGATAGCTCCGCTTCGGCCTGGCTGCTGCAGCAGCAGGGGCACGAAGTGATCGGGCTGTTCATGCGCTCGGGCGCGGCCGAACCGGAAGTCTGCTCGACCAAGCCAGGCCTGCTGCCGATCGTCTCGGCGAAGTCGCACAAGCAGGGCTGCTGCAGTGCGTCCGACGCCGCAGATGCCCGACGGGTCGCCGACGCCCTCGATATCAGCTTCCATGCCCTCAACTTCAGCGAAGCCTTCGGGCAGATCAAGGACTACTTCGCCGACGAATACCTGGCCGGCCGCACGCCCAATCCCTGCGTGATGTGCAACGTCTGGCTCAAGTTTGGCAAGCTGTGGGACTTCGCGGAACAAGTCGGGGCCGACTACATCGCCACCGGGCACTATGCTCAACTGCGAACCATGCCGGGCGAAGCCCAGCCTGGCCTTTTCCGCGGTCTCGACGAGGGCAAGGACCAGTCGTATGTCCTGTTTGGCATCCGCCGCGAGCTGCTGGACAAGATTCTGTTTCCGGTCGGGGGTTATCAGAAGGAACACCTGCGGGAACTCGCCCGACAGGCCGGCATTCGCACCGCCAACAAGCCTGACAGCCAGGAAATCTGCTTCATCCCTGACAACGACTACGGCCGGTTTCTCAACGACTATCGCGGCGAACAAGACACCGCCGGCGAACTGGTCGACACCGCCGGCAACGTCGTCGGGCAGCATCAGGGGTATCAGCATTTCACGATCGGCCAGCGCCGCGGACTCGGCGTGACGTTCGGCGAACCGCGATTCGTCGTCCGCATCGAGCCCGACACCCATCGCGTGGTCCTCGGCAACAAGCAGGATCTCGGCCGCAGCACGCTGGAAGCTAACCGACTCAACTGGCTGGCCGACGTCACGTTCCCCTTCCGCGGCACCGCCCAGATCCGCTACCAGCACACGCCCGGCGCGTGCGAAGTGACGATGGTGGGAGAGGACCGCATGCAGGTGACCTTCGACGACCCCCAATTCGGCGTGGCACCCGGACAAGCGGTCGCAATCTACGACGGCGACCGGATTCTGGGCGGCGGGTGGATTCTGTAG
- a CDS encoding PP2C family protein-serine/threonine phosphatase yields MGSSPNSGNTESSDQQLMVCMEVWGGNAATDKRVETLGLKSWVYNRPFHQDSRGGDVYYLSNCATGRISRMLVADVSGHGSEVGAVAAKLRMLMRKHVNRIEQRDFMMELNREFSNLRHVGGFATAVAGTYFAPTGRLTVTNAGHPPPLIRRASSSTWKSLMDANTPGLSDLPLGILEETDYGERKLNMRAGDLLLFYSDSLIECKNSEGDLLGVNGLLQVLDELGSMSAETLVAQLLKSLAELFPGNLTEDDVTIVLMQSTSHEAGLPFRNRWRAPWLFLKGCLRDVLNGQSLPWPEFTRTNMGGALLDRWNRPGRGHDSQAASPLESSTEKQTGQSR; encoded by the coding sequence GTGGGATCTTCTCCGAACTCGGGCAATACGGAATCCTCGGACCAGCAGTTGATGGTCTGTATGGAGGTCTGGGGTGGAAACGCCGCCACTGACAAGCGGGTGGAGACGCTGGGGCTGAAGTCGTGGGTCTATAACCGTCCTTTCCACCAGGACTCTCGCGGCGGGGATGTTTATTACCTGTCGAACTGTGCGACTGGCCGCATCTCGCGGATGCTGGTGGCGGATGTGAGCGGTCATGGCTCCGAAGTGGGAGCTGTCGCCGCCAAGCTGCGGATGCTGATGCGGAAGCACGTCAACCGCATTGAGCAGCGGGATTTCATGATGGAGCTGAATCGTGAATTCAGCAATCTCCGGCATGTGGGCGGTTTCGCGACGGCGGTCGCGGGAACCTATTTTGCACCCACAGGGCGACTGACGGTCACCAATGCCGGACATCCGCCCCCGCTCATCCGTCGGGCGTCTTCATCCACCTGGAAAAGCCTCATGGATGCGAATACGCCGGGGCTGTCAGACCTTCCGCTGGGCATTCTGGAGGAGACAGATTATGGCGAACGCAAATTGAACATGCGGGCAGGAGATCTGCTGCTGTTCTATTCTGACTCGCTGATCGAATGCAAAAACTCCGAGGGGGATTTGCTGGGAGTCAACGGCCTGCTGCAAGTCCTCGACGAATTGGGATCGATGTCGGCGGAAACCCTCGTTGCTCAGCTTTTGAAGTCGCTGGCAGAACTCTTCCCAGGGAATCTCACGGAGGACGACGTGACGATTGTGTTGATGCAATCGACTTCGCATGAAGCCGGCCTGCCGTTCCGCAACCGCTGGCGTGCCCCCTGGCTGTTCCTGAAAGGCTGCCTGCGAGACGTATTGAACGGTCAATCACTCCCCTGGCCTGAATTCACGCGTACGAATATGGGAGGGGCATTACTCGACCGCTGGAACCGCCCCGGTCGCGGCCATGATTCTCAAGCTGCATCTCCGCTTGAGTCGTCGACGGAGAAACAGACTGGTCAATCGAGGTGA
- a CDS encoding outer membrane protein assembly factor BamB family protein has translation MFQRQICCVFAWLRLISAACAEGPESLNVGPQLVRQLWSTPVAASESESSSPVRPLVCGNVVIVNEASGIRALQLQTGRPEWPVDDADPGALLSADGTPKPIQLDTGVCIDSHWIGLVAGDVVGTQLDQTRLVCLDLAAEGRLAWQRRARQFWNTDRAEFAGKPVEVGNLLFATLRSSGSTEVRIAAVDVQGTLKWIAEWPDAATTRSDHSQIVLTASPDGSLLFACTSTGRVSAWDVASGRLLWAAPGADEISSPSDGSLALLANESSLLILTGRLLAAILTQTGKTQWKCELPSPAKSLLGVADNRVIVSGTYLTAVDLTTGLRLWEIRPVVSGAQGAGTGLLNGQTIVWPTREELWTVDATTGTVLNRQFLKALTGVRGGTLTTAGQILLISEPDRLTAFAIKFEHQSQN, from the coding sequence ATGTTTCAGCGACAAATCTGCTGCGTTTTCGCCTGGCTGCGACTGATTTCCGCGGCTTGTGCTGAGGGACCGGAGTCACTGAATGTCGGGCCGCAACTGGTGCGGCAACTCTGGTCGACGCCGGTTGCAGCATCTGAGTCTGAGAGTTCGTCGCCGGTTCGCCCGTTGGTCTGCGGCAACGTGGTGATCGTCAATGAGGCGTCGGGAATTCGAGCATTGCAGTTGCAGACCGGGCGTCCGGAGTGGCCTGTCGATGACGCCGATCCCGGGGCGTTGCTGTCTGCGGATGGAACTCCAAAGCCAATTCAACTCGACACCGGTGTCTGCATCGATTCCCACTGGATTGGCCTCGTCGCCGGAGATGTCGTCGGCACGCAACTGGATCAGACACGTCTCGTCTGTCTCGACCTCGCCGCGGAAGGCCGGCTGGCCTGGCAACGCCGAGCCCGACAGTTCTGGAATACAGACCGAGCCGAGTTCGCAGGCAAGCCGGTCGAGGTCGGTAACTTGTTGTTTGCCACTCTCCGGTCTTCTGGTTCGACCGAGGTTCGCATCGCCGCCGTCGACGTTCAGGGAACTCTGAAATGGATCGCCGAGTGGCCTGATGCGGCGACAACAAGAAGCGATCACAGTCAAATCGTTCTGACGGCGTCTCCAGACGGAAGTCTGCTTTTCGCCTGTACGTCGACAGGACGCGTTTCAGCTTGGGATGTCGCGTCCGGTCGGCTGCTCTGGGCCGCTCCTGGTGCCGACGAGATCAGTTCACCGTCGGACGGCTCACTCGCCTTGCTGGCGAACGAGTCATCGTTACTGATACTCACCGGCCGGCTATTAGCCGCGATCTTAACCCAAACAGGCAAGACCCAATGGAAGTGCGAATTGCCGAGTCCGGCGAAATCGCTCCTCGGCGTCGCCGACAACCGTGTCATCGTCTCCGGTACCTATCTGACGGCAGTCGACCTCACCACCGGCTTGCGGCTCTGGGAGATCCGACCTGTGGTATCAGGCGCTCAAGGCGCGGGGACCGGGCTTCTTAACGGGCAGACCATTGTGTGGCCCACCCGTGAGGAACTATGGACGGTCGACGCCACGACCGGAACCGTCCTCAACCGTCAGTTCCTCAAAGCCCTCACCGGCGTCCGCGGAGGCACCCTGACCACCGCAGGTCAGATTCTGCTGATCTCCGAACCAGATCGACTGACGGCGTTCGCGATTAAGTTCGAACACCAGAGCCAAAACTGA
- a CDS encoding redoxin domain-containing protein, producing the protein MSHLLPAGISAPDFTLHVTPDQTLSLSELRGQPVILAFYPADWSPVCGDQMALYNEVLPEFRKHNAELLGISVDGSWCHAEFAKVRHLHFPLLSDFEPKGAVAKQYGAYREADGVTERALFVIDQSGNIAWSYCSPVAVNPGADGILQALEDLAAKSQ; encoded by the coding sequence ATGTCGCATCTCTTACCAGCTGGCATTTCAGCTCCGGACTTCACGTTGCATGTGACGCCTGACCAGACGTTGTCGCTCAGCGAGTTACGGGGTCAACCGGTGATCCTGGCGTTCTATCCGGCGGACTGGAGTCCGGTGTGTGGAGATCAGATGGCGCTCTACAACGAAGTGCTGCCTGAGTTCCGTAAGCACAATGCGGAGTTACTGGGGATCTCGGTGGATGGGTCATGGTGCCACGCCGAGTTTGCGAAAGTTCGGCATCTGCACTTCCCGCTCCTTTCCGATTTCGAACCTAAGGGCGCGGTTGCGAAGCAGTATGGAGCCTATCGCGAGGCGGACGGCGTCACCGAGCGAGCGCTCTTCGTGATTGATCAAAGTGGAAACATCGCCTGGAGCTATTGCTCGCCTGTGGCTGTAAACCCCGGCGCTGATGGCATCCTGCAGGCACTTGAAGATCTGGCAGCGAAATCACAATGA
- a CDS encoding arylsulfatase: MVGLSIMAPLAIAQAKKPNILFIMGDDIGWMQPSCYHRGLMVGETPNIDRLAKEGGMFMHYYAESSCTAGRTAFITGMHPFRAGMVLPQLPGAISYLRPGTPCLAQFLYNQGYSTGQFGKNHLGDHPDSLPTAHGFQEFWGYLYHLDAMQQVSFPDINSSPTTQAVVPPMKMIPIPGIPPRPGEIDPKEGVCMAAPRPVLWMKSSDGTAKNQMGKDEGPLTLERSKTVDEEISSHLIDWLDRNDPQKTSKPFFCWYNPARMHVTTVLSPKYEDMIGTKGGKDWGANEAGMKQMDDNIGYVLKKLEEMGELDNTIVVFTTDNGAEVQTYPDGGITPFKAGKLTTWEGGMRAPCVIRWPGVVKPGTVFKEMFSSLDWVPTLVEIAGGPKGEELNQQIMAGQYPGIVKTKLDGFNQSDYVTGKSEKSNRDTFFYYQGRLPSAVRYKNWKFYYTMMGSTGVSALGPPVTYHWTQVQNIMRDPFENNVGEEQKGAFSMAGALASPSSAYIYDWNLLPIGQLLWEKELMSYVEFPPLQMAASYNLEQVLQQVREMGAKHPSE; encoded by the coding sequence ATGGTCGGTCTTTCGATCATGGCTCCCCTGGCAATCGCTCAGGCGAAGAAGCCCAATATCCTCTTCATCATGGGGGATGACATCGGCTGGATGCAGCCGAGCTGCTATCACCGCGGCCTGATGGTGGGAGAGACGCCGAACATCGACCGCCTCGCCAAAGAAGGCGGCATGTTCATGCATTACTACGCCGAGTCGAGCTGCACGGCGGGCCGCACCGCCTTCATCACCGGCATGCACCCATTCCGCGCAGGGATGGTTCTGCCGCAGTTGCCCGGCGCGATTTCCTATCTCCGGCCAGGCACCCCGTGTCTTGCCCAATTTCTGTATAACCAAGGCTACAGCACGGGCCAGTTCGGCAAGAACCACCTCGGCGACCATCCGGATTCGCTTCCAACTGCGCACGGTTTCCAGGAGTTCTGGGGCTATCTCTACCATCTCGACGCGATGCAGCAGGTCAGCTTCCCGGATATCAACAGCAGCCCCACCACTCAAGCCGTCGTTCCGCCGATGAAGATGATCCCGATTCCTGGCATTCCGCCACGCCCGGGTGAGATCGATCCCAAGGAAGGCGTCTGCATGGCAGCGCCACGGCCGGTTCTGTGGATGAAGTCGTCTGACGGCACAGCGAAGAATCAAATGGGCAAGGACGAAGGTCCGCTGACCCTGGAGCGATCGAAGACAGTGGATGAGGAGATCTCTTCGCATCTTATCGACTGGCTGGATCGCAATGACCCGCAGAAGACCAGCAAGCCGTTTTTCTGCTGGTACAATCCCGCCCGCATGCACGTCACGACTGTCTTGTCACCGAAGTACGAGGACATGATTGGCACCAAAGGGGGCAAAGACTGGGGAGCCAATGAAGCCGGCATGAAGCAGATGGACGACAACATCGGATACGTCCTCAAGAAGCTCGAAGAGATGGGCGAACTCGACAACACAATTGTCGTCTTCACCACTGACAACGGCGCTGAAGTCCAGACTTATCCGGACGGCGGTATCACCCCATTTAAAGCAGGGAAACTGACAACCTGGGAAGGGGGCATGCGCGCCCCCTGCGTCATCCGTTGGCCCGGCGTTGTGAAGCCCGGAACGGTCTTCAAGGAGATGTTCTCATCGCTGGATTGGGTGCCCACGCTGGTGGAAATCGCAGGCGGCCCCAAAGGGGAAGAGCTGAACCAGCAGATCATGGCAGGTCAGTATCCGGGCATCGTGAAGACCAAGCTCGACGGGTTCAACCAAAGTGACTATGTCACTGGAAAATCCGAAAAGTCGAATCGGGATACCTTTTTCTACTATCAAGGCCGCCTCCCTTCAGCCGTCCGTTACAAGAACTGGAAGTTCTACTACACCATGATGGGCTCCACCGGCGTCTCTGCGCTCGGGCCGCCAGTGACATACCACTGGACTCAGGTCCAGAACATCATGCGCGATCCATTTGAGAACAATGTCGGAGAAGAGCAGAAGGGCGCATTCTCGATGGCCGGTGCACTCGCTTCCCCCAGCTCGGCATACATCTACGACTGGAACCTTCTGCCCATCGGCCAGCTTCTATGGGAGAAGGAACTCATGTCCTACGTCGAATTCCCGCCGCTCCAGATGGCCGCAAGTTACAACCTTGAGCAGGTTCTGCAGCAGGTACGGGAGATGGGTGCAAAACACCCCAGCGAATAA